The following are encoded together in the Anaerohalosphaeraceae bacterium genome:
- a CDS encoding multidrug efflux RND transporter permease subunit has translation MQFSRFFIDRPVFATVLSILIMLVGLIALPLLPVEKTPDIAPPTVMVEAQYPGASAEVIAQTVATPLEQAINGVDGMLYMTSSSSDTGMMMLTVTFEVGTDVDMATVLVQNRVATAEPQLPEEVKRYGIRTHKRSPNITMLLVFQSSDGRYDDVYVSNYINLYIKDVLTRVSGVGQVEVFGAKDFGMRLWLDPEKMRARQLTTDDVLAAVRRQNIEVAAGQIGGMPSPPDQQFQWTIQTKGRLSTPEEFGNIILRAEENGRLLRLKDVARVELGAQNYSWSVRLRGKPAVAMAIYATPEANALRVADGVREALAELSKSFPKGLTYEEPYNPTLFIRESLREVVSTLLMVVALVVLTVFVFLEDWRATLVPAVTIPVSLIGTLAVMLALGFTINTLSLFGLVLAIGIVVDDAIVVVENCSRLIADEKLSPRAAAIKAMEQVTSPVIATTLVLLAVFAPTILAPGITGKLYQQFAVTLSVAVCFSTLNALTLSPVLCAFLLRPQEEKKSRFFGWFDRWLKRTTTAYTGVVQSILRRTMIALAVFAVLTVVGLTGFGKLPTGFLPTEDEGAIFLGVRLPEGASLHRTEQVMERVNTILAQTPGIANFASISGFSMLQGGMMANGGTCFIRLEPWSKRRDPQLHVSAIVQRLQQQLFTIPDALCLAFQPPAIMGLGTTSGFEVQIQDRGGVGLETLARIGSDLVFEGQNDPIITQLNSTFEAAVPQLYLEVDRVKVQTLDVPLENVFNALQTYLGGAYVNDFNLFGRTFKVMAQAEADFRSRAEHIGRLEVRNRSGQMVPLRTLVTVRETAGPQTISHYNLYPATRLTGSARPGYSSGQAIERVRQLLEEKLPEGMGYEWSGMSLQEVKAGGMMIYLFLLAALFAYLFLCAQYESWTIPIAIVLAVPLGVLGAAAFTWLRGLDNNIYTQMGIVLLIGVVCKTSILLVEFAKQLHEEGRSVVDAAVEAARIRFRPILMTALTTALGMVPLVVAKGAGAAARQALGTTVFGGMIVATVLGVLLIPVFYTVVQRTKEKAVELEEKIIDAATHWPG, from the coding sequence ATGCAGTTCAGCAGATTTTTTATTGATCGGCCGGTATTTGCGACGGTCCTGTCGATTTTGATTATGCTGGTGGGGCTGATTGCCCTGCCGCTTCTGCCGGTGGAAAAGACCCCCGATATTGCTCCGCCGACGGTGATGGTCGAAGCGCAGTATCCCGGCGCCAGTGCGGAGGTGATTGCGCAGACGGTCGCTACGCCGCTGGAGCAGGCCATCAACGGCGTGGACGGGATGCTCTATATGACCTCCAGCAGCAGCGATACCGGAATGATGATGCTGACGGTGACATTTGAAGTCGGCACGGATGTGGATATGGCGACGGTGCTTGTGCAGAACCGGGTGGCGACCGCCGAGCCGCAGCTGCCGGAGGAGGTCAAGCGCTACGGCATCCGCACGCACAAGCGCTCCCCGAATATTACGATGCTTCTGGTTTTTCAGTCGTCAGACGGCCGCTACGACGATGTGTATGTGAGCAACTATATCAATCTTTATATTAAGGATGTGCTGACGCGTGTGTCCGGCGTCGGACAGGTGGAGGTGTTCGGGGCCAAGGATTTCGGGATGCGTCTGTGGCTGGACCCGGAAAAGATGCGGGCTCGTCAGCTGACGACGGATGATGTGCTCGCGGCGGTCCGCCGACAGAATATTGAGGTGGCCGCCGGACAAATCGGCGGCATGCCCAGTCCCCCGGACCAGCAGTTCCAGTGGACGATTCAGACCAAGGGGCGTCTGAGCACGCCGGAGGAATTCGGGAATATTATCCTTCGGGCGGAGGAGAACGGACGGCTGCTGCGGCTGAAGGATGTCGCGCGGGTCGAGCTGGGGGCTCAGAATTATTCCTGGTCCGTGCGTCTGCGCGGCAAGCCCGCCGTGGCGATGGCGATTTATGCTACACCCGAAGCCAACGCCCTGCGGGTGGCCGACGGGGTACGGGAGGCACTGGCTGAACTGTCCAAATCCTTTCCCAAGGGGCTTACCTACGAAGAACCGTACAATCCGACGCTGTTTATTCGGGAATCTCTGCGGGAGGTGGTTTCAACACTGCTGATGGTTGTGGCGCTGGTCGTCCTGACGGTCTTTGTCTTTCTGGAAGACTGGCGGGCTACGCTTGTGCCGGCGGTGACGATTCCCGTTTCGCTGATTGGAACACTGGCGGTAATGCTGGCCCTCGGCTTTACCATTAACACACTCTCGCTGTTCGGTCTGGTGCTGGCCATCGGGATTGTAGTGGATGATGCGATTGTCGTCGTGGAAAACTGCTCGCGTCTGATTGCGGATGAGAAACTGTCACCGCGGGCGGCGGCGATTAAAGCGATGGAACAGGTGACCAGCCCGGTCATTGCGACCACACTGGTGCTGCTGGCGGTCTTTGCCCCTACGATTCTGGCTCCCGGCATTACCGGCAAGCTCTATCAGCAGTTTGCCGTTACGCTGTCGGTGGCTGTTTGCTTTTCGACGCTTAACGCTCTTACACTCAGTCCGGTGCTCTGTGCGTTTCTGCTTCGTCCGCAGGAGGAGAAAAAGAGCCGCTTTTTCGGCTGGTTTGACCGCTGGCTGAAGCGCACGACGACGGCTTATACAGGCGTGGTTCAAAGCATCCTGAGGCGGACAATGATTGCGCTGGCTGTTTTTGCCGTCCTGACGGTTGTGGGACTGACCGGTTTTGGAAAACTGCCGACCGGCTTTCTGCCGACGGAAGACGAAGGGGCCATCTTTTTGGGCGTTCGACTGCCGGAAGGAGCTTCGCTGCACCGCACAGAGCAGGTGATGGAACGAGTCAATACGATTCTGGCGCAGACGCCCGGCATAGCCAACTTCGCCAGCATCAGCGGGTTTTCGATGCTGCAGGGAGGGATGATGGCCAACGGCGGGACCTGCTTTATCCGGCTGGAGCCTTGGTCCAAGCGGCGAGACCCGCAGCTGCATGTGTCGGCGATTGTGCAGCGGCTTCAGCAGCAGCTGTTTACGATTCCGGATGCGCTGTGTCTGGCCTTTCAGCCGCCGGCGATTATGGGGCTGGGGACTACCAGCGGGTTTGAAGTGCAGATTCAGGACCGCGGCGGCGTCGGGCTGGAGACCCTGGCGCGGATCGGCAGCGATTTGGTGTTTGAAGGCCAGAATGACCCGATTATTACGCAGCTGAACAGCACATTTGAGGCTGCCGTGCCTCAGCTGTATCTGGAGGTGGACCGCGTAAAGGTCCAGACGCTCGATGTGCCGCTGGAAAATGTCTTTAACGCCCTGCAGACGTATCTGGGCGGTGCGTATGTCAATGATTTCAATCTGTTCGGCAGGACGTTTAAGGTGATGGCGCAGGCCGAAGCGGACTTCCGCTCAAGAGCCGAGCACATCGGCCGGCTGGAGGTTCGCAACCGGTCCGGTCAGATGGTGCCGCTGCGCACGCTGGTTACCGTTCGCGAAACGGCCGGGCCGCAGACGATTTCCCATTACAATCTGTATCCGGCCACGCGCCTGACCGGCTCGGCCCGGCCCGGCTACAGCTCCGGGCAGGCCATCGAGCGGGTCCGTCAGCTGCTCGAAGAGAAACTGCCGGAAGGAATGGGGTATGAATGGTCGGGAATGAGTCTGCAGGAAGTCAAGGCCGGCGGAATGATGATTTACCTGTTCCTGCTGGCGGCCTTGTTTGCGTACCTGTTTTTGTGTGCCCAGTACGAAAGCTGGACGATTCCGATTGCGATTGTACTGGCGGTGCCGCTGGGCGTTCTGGGGGCGGCGGCCTTTACCTGGCTGCGGGGACTGGACAATAATATCTATACCCAGATGGGGATTGTCCTGCTTATTGGTGTTGTCTGCAAGACCTCGATTCTGCTGGTGGAGTTTGCCAAGCAGCTGCACGAAGAAGGCCGCTCGGTCGTGGATGCCGCGGTGGAGGCCGCCCGGATTCGTTTTCGCCCGATTCTGATGACGGCGCTGACAACGGCGCTGGGAATGGTGCCGCTGGTGGTTGCCAAAGGAGCCGGTGCGGCGGCTCGGCAGGCACTGGGAACCACGGTGTTCGGCGGAATGATTGTCGCCACCGTGCTGGGTGTGCTGCTGATTCCCGTTTTCTATACAGTGGTCCAGCGAACCAAAGAAAAAGCCGTCGAACTGGAAGAAAAGATTATTGACGCCGCAACACACTGGCCCGGATAA
- a CDS encoding efflux RND transporter periplasmic adaptor subunit yields MKGRKAVVIAAAVTLLIVLVLAAGVWFWMHRPKPGAMPAQRGPMPLPVVACEVRDVTDYYEFTGTTEAVDSVEIRARVEGYLQGIHFTDGQLVEEGQLLFTIEPQAYAARRDEAAARLKAAEAELERARVDLERIEKALQTNAVSQQDLSTRRAAFLSAQASVDAARAALADAELNLSYTQIRSPLRGRIGRHLADVGNLVGPQSKPILASVVRTEPMYVFFYMSESMLDAELLRRIRQADGENPVPFFVGLGDRTDYLFEGRLCFADNTVDPRTGTVYVRGQLANEKEQLLPGMFVRVRVPIRQRPKAVLIPEKTIQTDLGGKYVLIVGEGQMLQRRDIVLGASEGTMRIVLQGLDGSETILAGGFYMARPGMPIQPVPAGQMPPGAGGAPGSAGGPAPTEKP; encoded by the coding sequence ATGAAAGGTCGGAAAGCCGTTGTCATTGCCGCTGCTGTGACGCTGCTGATTGTCTTGGTGCTGGCCGCCGGAGTCTGGTTCTGGATGCACCGGCCTAAACCCGGCGCAATGCCGGCTCAGCGGGGACCGATGCCCCTGCCGGTCGTCGCCTGTGAAGTTCGGGATGTGACGGATTATTATGAATTTACCGGCACGACGGAGGCCGTTGATTCCGTGGAGATTCGGGCCCGTGTGGAAGGGTATCTTCAGGGGATTCATTTTACCGACGGCCAGCTGGTCGAAGAAGGGCAGCTGCTGTTTACGATTGAGCCGCAGGCCTATGCCGCCCGTCGGGATGAAGCGGCGGCCCGTCTGAAAGCGGCGGAAGCGGAGCTGGAGCGGGCCCGCGTGGATTTGGAGCGAATCGAAAAGGCCCTCCAGACCAACGCCGTCAGTCAGCAGGACCTGTCCACACGCCGGGCGGCTTTTCTGTCCGCTCAGGCGTCGGTCGATGCCGCTCGGGCGGCGCTGGCGGATGCGGAGCTGAATCTGAGTTATACCCAGATTCGCAGCCCTTTGCGCGGACGCATCGGACGGCATCTGGCGGATGTCGGCAATCTGGTCGGTCCCCAGTCCAAACCGATTCTGGCTTCTGTGGTCCGAACAGAGCCGATGTATGTGTTCTTTTATATGAGCGAATCGATGCTGGATGCCGAGCTTCTCCGCCGCATTCGGCAGGCGGACGGGGAGAATCCTGTGCCGTTTTTTGTTGGACTCGGCGACCGAACGGACTATCTGTTTGAAGGGCGTCTTTGCTTTGCGGACAACACAGTGGACCCGCGGACGGGGACGGTGTATGTTCGCGGGCAGCTGGCCAATGAAAAGGAACAATTGCTGCCGGGGATGTTTGTTCGCGTACGGGTGCCGATTCGACAGCGTCCGAAGGCCGTTTTGATTCCCGAAAAAACCATTCAGACGGATTTGGGCGGAAAATATGTTCTGATTGTCGGAGAGGGGCAGATGCTCCAGCGGCGCGATATTGTTTTGGGAGCATCAGAAGGAACGATGCGGATTGTTCTGCAGGGTCTGGACGGCAGTGAGACCATTCTGGCGGGCGGTTTTTATATGGCTCGCCCCGGGATGCCGATTCAGCCCGTTCCGGCGGGCCAGATGCCGCCGGGAGCCGGCGGGGCGCCGGGCAGTGCGGGCGGTCCGGCTCCGACCGAAAAACCTTGA
- a CDS encoding efflux transporter outer membrane subunit — translation MMNISVRGFLVLLPIGMIFTAGCRVGPDYQPPEPQMPAAWSRLEDASVPSPDLFKHWWTVLDDPVLEGLVQQALESNLSLQESYFRIQEARALRDAAAGGRYPSVGASGSYTRSRQSENTAFAYGGGTEISTYSASLDALWELDLFGQVRRSVEAAQASLEATVEAERAVRVSLCAEVASVYVELRTAQLRLRYALQNLQTQQETLRLTYSRFDAGLAPELDVAQARQNLANTEAQIPLLQLAEQQAVHRLAVLLGRFPRDFEIGAARPDLIPIPSEKGIPPSVPADLLRQRPDIRLAERQLAAQSARIGIAAAQLYPSLSLSGMFGLSSEHFSDLGRWSSRTFSFGPRLDWNLFAGGRLRRLVEAEKARFEQLYSAYEQTVLAAVEEVENAIAAYARHQERLAALRRSAAAAEDTVRLVEALYRNGLTDFQNVLDAQRTLYAQQDSLAAGEGAVVQDLIRLYKALGGGWDPSENLVSSSSASKEKS, via the coding sequence ATGATGAACATATCTGTCAGAGGATTTCTTGTTTTGCTGCCGATAGGGATGATTTTTACGGCGGGTTGTAGGGTGGGGCCGGATTATCAGCCGCCGGAGCCGCAGATGCCTGCGGCCTGGAGCCGGCTGGAGGACGCCTCCGTCCCGTCTCCGGACCTCTTCAAACACTGGTGGACGGTGTTGGATGACCCCGTGCTTGAGGGGTTAGTTCAGCAGGCCCTCGAAAGCAATCTGTCCCTGCAGGAGTCTTATTTCCGCATTCAGGAGGCCAGGGCCCTGCGTGATGCGGCTGCCGGCGGACGGTATCCGTCTGTAGGTGCTTCGGGTTCCTACACGCGCAGTCGACAGAGTGAAAATACCGCGTTTGCATACGGCGGGGGCACGGAAATCAGCACCTATTCGGCGAGTCTGGATGCCCTGTGGGAGCTCGATTTGTTCGGGCAGGTCCGCCGTTCCGTCGAAGCGGCGCAGGCCTCTTTGGAAGCGACGGTCGAGGCCGAACGGGCGGTGCGGGTCAGTTTGTGTGCGGAGGTGGCATCGGTTTATGTCGAGCTGCGCACAGCCCAGCTGCGGCTTCGTTATGCCCTGCAGAATCTCCAGACGCAGCAGGAAACGCTTCGTCTGACCTACAGCCGCTTTGATGCCGGATTGGCTCCGGAGCTGGATGTCGCGCAGGCCCGGCAGAACCTGGCGAATACAGAGGCCCAGATTCCGCTGCTTCAGCTGGCTGAACAGCAGGCCGTTCATCGGCTGGCGGTGCTTCTGGGACGTTTTCCGCGGGATTTTGAGATTGGGGCTGCCCGTCCGGATTTGATTCCGATTCCGTCGGAGAAAGGCATTCCGCCTTCGGTGCCGGCGGATTTGCTTCGCCAGCGTCCGGATATCCGGCTGGCTGAGCGTCAGCTGGCGGCCCAGAGCGCCCGCATCGGAATCGCCGCCGCGCAGCTGTATCCGTCGCTGTCTCTGTCCGGGATGTTCGGGCTGTCGTCGGAACATTTTTCCGATTTGGGCCGCTGGTCCAGCCGGACGTTTTCCTTCGGCCCCAGACTGGATTGGAATCTGTTTGCCGGCGGTCGGCTTCGCCGTCTTGTGGAGGCCGAAAAGGCGCGGTTTGAGCAGCTGTATTCGGCTTATGAACAGACAGTTCTGGCCGCCGTCGAAGAGGTGGAAAACGCCATAGCAGCTTATGCCCGCCATCAGGAGCGTCTGGCGGCTCTCCGGCGTTCCGCGGCGGCCGCAGAAGATACCGTTCGGCTGGTAGAAGCCCTGTATCGAAACGGACTGACGGATTTTCAGAATGTGCTGGATGCCCAGCGGACGCTGTATGCCCAGCAGGATTCTCTGGCCGCCGGCGAAGGAGCTGTGGTGCAGGATTTGATTCGGCTCTACAAAGCCCTCGGCGGCGGATGGGACCCGTCTGAGAACCTGGTTTCTTCTTCCTCTGCTTCGAAAGAAAAATCCTAA
- a CDS encoding TetR family transcriptional regulator — protein sequence MENTDNNPEISLDTRNRLLDAAEKLFCQGGFEGISIRDITAEAGCNVAAVNYYFGSKEKLYEEMFHRRLSEKIQGHLKTIERVCARPEATIEELLRELVRPTMESALRGDTWSRVVRFLVREALHRRFDRDKIAEELIDKFFERLAGAFQQLLPGLEKRAAWRAVLTFESLVMHPILFFEMYDLVLPGFTVEEITEQIVRVGAAGLRSCLKGTAE from the coding sequence ATGGAAAATACCGATAATAATCCTGAAATCAGTTTGGATACACGGAATCGGCTCCTGGATGCGGCGGAAAAACTTTTCTGCCAGGGGGGGTTCGAGGGCATATCCATACGGGATATTACGGCCGAAGCCGGTTGTAATGTGGCCGCCGTCAACTACTATTTCGGCAGCAAGGAAAAACTGTACGAAGAGATGTTTCACAGGCGGCTTTCGGAAAAGATTCAGGGCCATTTGAAGACGATTGAGAGGGTTTGTGCCCGGCCTGAAGCGACAATTGAAGAGCTGCTGCGGGAACTGGTGCGTCCGACGATGGAGTCGGCTTTGCGGGGGGATACTTGGTCCCGTGTGGTGCGGTTTCTTGTCCGGGAGGCCCTTCATCGTCGATTTGATCGGGACAAAATCGCCGAGGAACTGATCGACAAATTTTTTGAGCGGCTGGCCGGGGCATTTCAGCAGCTGCTGCCGGGGCTTGAGAAGCGGGCGGCGTGGCGGGCGGTCCTGACTTTCGAATCGCTCGTGATGCACCCGATTTTGTTTTTTGAGATGTATGACCTAGTGCTGCCGGGCTTTACCGTAGAAGAAATCACCGAGCAGATTGTTCGGGTTGGGGCAGCCGGGCTTCGGAGTTGTTTGAAAGGAACAGCGGAATGA
- a CDS encoding lactate racemase domain-containing protein encodes MVGMEVSLHYGREQLKLYLPSENLAGWIRPRPMADAHPQDSLVNLSARPQARQFVQQIQGKRLCVLLPDGTRDFPWNAVLPPVFGLLKGAEQLTFLICTGTHTAQTPENKAILEKIVQLVRQAGIFSYETVLHDCQTSRMSDAGRTQYGTPILYSAVLDNADVFLVFSDVKFHYFAGYSNPVKNFVPGACAFQTAQVNHSLTFDSRSIYGAHPWHPNPARRLQPLAADQLEAMEKIVRGRAVWAVVTISDKSKLYWARFGPAQEVTPQAFLAVDEHTEYTLPRVERMVVSCGGHPDDSDLYIAQRALELTHRVVLDGGQILFLAACANGICPQIAYKDFYLKLTEPIEQILREKPAQYKLYSHKPYRFAQLLRRLSRFYIHTQLEEPLVRNIHLTAVKNPQTLLNEWIEENPLVKILFVDGANKLAIRPKPEKQELKTE; translated from the coding sequence ATGGTAGGTATGGAAGTATCGCTTCACTACGGCCGGGAACAGCTAAAACTCTATCTGCCTTCGGAAAATCTGGCCGGCTGGATTCGGCCCAGACCGATGGCGGATGCTCACCCGCAGGATTCCCTCGTTAATCTCTCCGCCCGTCCGCAAGCCAGGCAGTTTGTTCAGCAGATTCAGGGAAAGCGTCTTTGTGTGCTGCTGCCGGATGGGACAAGAGATTTTCCGTGGAATGCGGTCCTGCCGCCGGTCTTTGGGCTGCTGAAAGGCGCCGAGCAGCTGACCTTCCTGATTTGCACCGGTACCCATACCGCCCAAACGCCGGAAAACAAGGCCATCCTCGAAAAAATTGTCCAGCTGGTTCGGCAGGCGGGAATCTTTTCGTATGAAACCGTTCTCCACGACTGCCAGACGTCGCGGATGTCGGATGCCGGCAGAACCCAATACGGCACACCGATTCTTTACAGCGCTGTTCTGGACAATGCGGATGTGTTTCTGGTCTTCAGCGATGTCAAATTTCACTATTTTGCGGGCTACTCCAATCCCGTCAAAAACTTTGTACCGGGTGCCTGCGCGTTCCAAACCGCTCAGGTCAATCACAGTCTGACCTTTGACAGCCGCTCGATTTACGGCGCACATCCCTGGCATCCGAACCCGGCCCGCCGACTTCAGCCGCTGGCGGCGGACCAGCTGGAGGCGATGGAAAAAATCGTTCGGGGGCGAGCCGTTTGGGCTGTCGTAACCATCAGCGACAAAAGCAAACTGTACTGGGCCCGGTTCGGACCGGCTCAGGAGGTCACCCCGCAGGCCTTTTTGGCCGTCGATGAACACACGGAATATACCCTCCCGCGCGTCGAGCGCATGGTTGTCTCCTGCGGCGGACATCCGGACGACAGCGATTTGTATATCGCCCAGCGGGCGCTGGAGCTGACCCATCGGGTCGTGCTCGACGGGGGGCAAATCCTGTTTCTGGCGGCCTGTGCCAACGGCATCTGCCCGCAGATTGCCTACAAGGACTTTTATCTGAAACTGACCGAGCCGATTGAACAAATCCTCCGCGAAAAACCTGCTCAGTACAAATTGTACAGCCACAAGCCCTACCGATTCGCCCAGCTGCTGCGTCGGCTAAGCAGGTTCTACATTCACACGCAGCTCGAAGAGCCCTTGGTGCGCAATATTCATCTAACGGCCGTAAAAAACCCGCAGACTCTCCTCAATGAATGGATTGAAGAAAACCCCCTGGTCAAAATCCTGTTTGTGGATGGGGCCAACAAGCTGGCTATTCGCCCGAAACCAGAAAAACAGGAACTCAAGACAGAGTGA
- a CDS encoding S24 family peptidase: MTFGQVIRQKRKELRLTLDEVAARTGFSKPYLSTIETGRVKNPPSDELIGKLEKILQFKSGYLLHLAHKEKIPADIRREFEALTAENRRYRTLIQNLLSRKQSISDVSKLFRRETETALNRPPGNWIPVINKVAAGYPNDFDDLGYPAGIADDYVLAPDLHDPNAFALRVVGDSMEPEFRQGDIVIFSPAAAVQSGADCLVRLQNPYETTFKRVFFDSKDQIRLQPRNEKYPPQIVKAARLNGLYRAVIQYRRL, translated from the coding sequence ATGACCTTCGGACAAGTCATCCGTCAAAAACGCAAAGAACTCCGGCTGACCTTAGATGAAGTGGCCGCCAGGACCGGCTTTTCCAAACCCTACCTTTCCACCATTGAGACCGGACGAGTCAAAAACCCGCCCTCCGACGAACTGATAGGGAAACTCGAAAAAATCCTCCAATTCAAGAGCGGCTATCTCCTTCATTTGGCACACAAAGAAAAAATCCCCGCCGACATCCGACGAGAGTTTGAGGCCCTCACGGCAGAAAACCGCCGATATCGCACTCTCATCCAAAATCTGCTTTCCCGCAAACAAAGCATCTCAGACGTCAGCAAACTGTTTCGCCGGGAGACGGAAACCGCCCTCAACCGCCCGCCTGGAAACTGGATACCGGTTATCAATAAAGTAGCCGCCGGCTATCCCAACGATTTTGACGACCTCGGCTATCCGGCCGGGATTGCCGACGACTATGTCCTGGCTCCGGACCTGCACGACCCCAATGCCTTTGCCCTGCGGGTGGTCGGCGATTCGATGGAACCGGAATTTCGCCAGGGCGACATCGTGATTTTCTCCCCCGCCGCCGCGGTCCAGAGCGGGGCGGACTGCCTTGTCCGACTCCAAAACCCGTATGAAACCACCTTCAAACGGGTCTTTTTTGACTCCAAAGACCAGATTCGCCTCCAGCCCCGAAATGAAAAATACCCCCCGCAAATCGTCAAAGCCGCCCGTCTGAATGGATTGTACCGGGCGGTTATCCAATACCGACGTCTCTAA